One genomic segment of Hymenobacter psoromatis includes these proteins:
- a CDS encoding acyl-CoA thioesterase, which translates to MYQADIQIRVRYAETDQMGYVYHGNYAAYFEVARTESFRQLGIRYKDLEAQGVGMPVGELHTRFRRPARYDDLLTIRVLLRELTEGSRAKFEYEIRNEAQELLTEGYTLMVFVSTATGRPVPIPDSVREKLAPYFAESEADLPLGTGRATPGDAPAPAAFGK; encoded by the coding sequence ATGTATCAAGCCGACATTCAAATCCGGGTGCGCTACGCCGAAACCGACCAGATGGGCTACGTCTATCACGGCAACTATGCGGCGTACTTTGAGGTGGCCCGCACCGAGTCGTTTCGGCAGCTAGGCATTCGCTACAAAGACCTGGAAGCGCAGGGGGTAGGGATGCCGGTGGGCGAGCTGCATACCCGCTTTCGCCGCCCCGCCCGCTATGATGACCTGCTGACCATCCGGGTACTATTGCGCGAACTGACCGAGGGCTCGCGGGCGAAGTTTGAGTACGAAATCCGCAATGAGGCTCAGGAATTGCTCACCGAAGGCTACACGCTGATGGTGTTTGTGAGCACCGCCACCGGCCGGCCAGTGCCTATTCCGGACAGCGTGCGCGAAAAATTAGCGCCGTACTTTGCCGAAAGCGAGGCCGACCTGCCGCTCGGCACCGGCCGCGCTACCCCCGGCGACGCGCCCGCGCCGGCCGCGTTCGGCAAATGA
- the mltG gene encoding endolytic transglycosylase MltG encodes MSEPVKKSAFDYRADSIKRRNRFGIISVLLGLTLVCFSYYFFQIFFTANIDTKELPTYVYIRRGDNWQQALKAVEKSGAVIDRLSLYFVGKLMGYNKPGVVKPGRYMLVNNATNRQIINLLKSGRQSPLRLTFANVRLRRELATKLSKQIDAQPRQIDSLLSSPSYTRSLGFDTTTVLAMFIPNTYELYWNTSAQNLMQRMKTEYEKFWTPARDAAREKLGLTRVQVSTLASIVEAEQQQHADERPRIAGVYLNRLKRGMKLQADPTVVYANGDFGIKRVLNVHLRKDSPYNTYMYAGLPPGPIDLPSITSIDAVLHPEQNDYLYFCAKDDFSGYHAFAATQQQHLVNAHRYQAALTRAGIM; translated from the coding sequence ATGTCTGAGCCTGTCAAAAAGTCTGCCTTTGATTACCGGGCAGATTCCATTAAGCGTCGCAATCGGTTTGGTATCATCAGCGTGCTGCTGGGCCTTACACTGGTGTGCTTTTCCTATTACTTCTTCCAGATTTTTTTCACTGCTAACATCGATACCAAGGAGCTGCCGACCTACGTATACATTCGCCGAGGCGATAATTGGCAGCAAGCTTTGAAGGCAGTAGAAAAATCGGGAGCCGTTATCGACCGGCTTTCGTTGTATTTTGTGGGCAAGCTCATGGGCTACAACAAGCCCGGCGTGGTGAAGCCCGGCCGCTACATGCTGGTCAACAATGCCACCAATCGCCAGATAATCAATCTGTTAAAATCGGGCCGCCAGTCGCCGCTGCGTCTCACCTTCGCCAACGTGCGGCTGCGCCGCGAGCTGGCCACCAAGCTCAGCAAGCAGATTGACGCCCAGCCCCGGCAGATTGACTCCCTGCTGAGCAGCCCCAGCTACACCAGGAGCCTGGGCTTCGACACCACTACGGTGCTGGCCATGTTCATCCCGAATACGTACGAGCTATATTGGAATACCTCGGCCCAGAATCTCATGCAGCGCATGAAAACTGAGTACGAGAAGTTCTGGACGCCCGCCCGTGACGCGGCCCGCGAGAAGCTGGGTCTCACCCGCGTGCAGGTGAGCACGCTGGCCAGCATCGTAGAGGCCGAGCAGCAGCAGCACGCCGACGAGCGCCCCCGCATTGCGGGCGTGTACCTCAACCGCCTCAAGCGCGGCATGAAGCTGCAAGCCGACCCCACCGTAGTATACGCCAACGGCGATTTTGGTATCAAGCGCGTGCTCAACGTGCACCTGCGAAAAGACTCGCCCTATAACACCTATATGTACGCTGGCCTACCCCCCGGCCCTATCGACCTGCCCAGCATCACCAGTATTGACGCCGTGTTGCACCCCGAGCAGAACGACTACCTCTACTTCTGCGCCAAGGACGACTTCAGCGGCTATCACGCCTTCGCCGCCACGCAGCAGCAGCACTTGGTGAACGCCCACCGGTATCAAGCGGCGCTGACGCGGGCGGGCATTATGTAA
- a CDS encoding L-threonylcarbamoyladenylate synthase, translating to MSATLLRIHPDNPPQNRILQVVEVLRKGGLIIYPTDTVYGIGCDINNAKAVEKLCRIKGLKPEKANLSFICHDLSHISDYAHGITTPVFKVLKKALPGPFTFIFEASPNAPRYGGVKRSTVGIRVPDNQIVRQIVKEFGTPIVSTSVRESAETLVEYVTDPDLIFEKYRALVDLVIDGGFGGNEPSTIVDCTKDDFELVRQGLGDIEQFL from the coding sequence ATGTCTGCTACCCTGCTCCGCATTCACCCCGATAACCCGCCCCAAAACCGCATTCTGCAAGTCGTGGAAGTGCTGCGCAAGGGCGGGCTTATTATTTATCCGACTGATACGGTCTATGGCATTGGCTGCGACATCAACAACGCGAAAGCCGTAGAAAAGCTCTGCCGCATTAAAGGACTGAAGCCAGAAAAAGCCAACCTGAGTTTTATTTGCCACGACTTGTCGCACATCAGCGACTATGCGCACGGCATCACAACCCCCGTATTTAAGGTGCTGAAAAAGGCCCTACCCGGCCCGTTTACGTTCATCTTCGAGGCCAGCCCTAATGCCCCGCGCTACGGCGGCGTGAAGCGCAGCACGGTGGGCATACGGGTGCCCGATAACCAGATTGTGCGTCAGATTGTGAAGGAGTTCGGCACGCCCATCGTGAGCACTTCGGTGCGCGAAAGCGCGGAAACCCTGGTAGAATACGTAACCGACCCCGACCTGATTTTCGAGAAATACCGCGCGCTCGTGGACCTCGTGATTGACGGCGGCTTCGGCGGCAACGAGCCCAGCACCATCGTCGATTGCACCAAGGATGACTTCGAGCTGGTGCGCCAGGGCCTTGGCGATATCGAACAGTTTCTTTAA
- a CDS encoding lysophospholipid acyltransferase family protein codes for MSTPPAVPWHYRVLSWPLLALAHLPLVVLYGFAKGLYWLLAYVVRYRQQVVLDNLRQAFPEKSAPEIQHVAQQFYWHFAQIMVEILKLASISATELHRRVHFTNPELLGGYLAQGRQVLGVSSHMGNWEWVLAGAAVRFPGQVSGVYKPLSNKFFEYFVRRLRTRLGAEVVPMLSTLRYLVAHRGQGQILSLVSDQAAGPDDHPYWTDFLHRPAGFYTSTDRLTPQFAAVVLCASTQRVKRGYYTVTFTELPGNEATTTLTPDAARYPITASFVQLLAADIRAAPEQYLWTHRRWKHKRVS; via the coding sequence ATGAGTACTCCTCCGGCCGTACCGTGGCACTACCGCGTGCTTAGCTGGCCGTTGCTGGCCCTGGCCCATCTGCCGCTGGTGGTGCTCTACGGCTTCGCTAAGGGCCTGTATTGGCTGCTGGCCTATGTGGTGCGCTACCGCCAACAGGTAGTGCTCGATAACCTGCGTCAGGCTTTTCCCGAAAAATCAGCTCCCGAAATTCAGCACGTAGCCCAGCAGTTTTATTGGCATTTCGCGCAAATAATGGTCGAAATCCTCAAGCTAGCTAGCATCAGTGCGACCGAGCTACACCGCCGCGTGCACTTCACCAATCCCGAATTGCTGGGCGGCTACCTGGCCCAGGGCCGCCAGGTATTGGGTGTTAGCTCCCATATGGGCAACTGGGAATGGGTGCTGGCCGGGGCGGCGGTCAGGTTTCCGGGGCAGGTATCCGGGGTCTACAAGCCGCTGAGCAACAAGTTTTTTGAGTACTTTGTGCGCCGCTTACGCACGCGCCTGGGAGCCGAGGTAGTGCCCATGCTCAGCACATTGCGGTACCTGGTAGCCCACCGGGGCCAGGGCCAAATTCTAAGCCTAGTATCGGACCAGGCCGCTGGCCCCGACGACCATCCGTACTGGACCGACTTCTTGCATCGGCCGGCCGGCTTTTATACCAGTACCGACCGCCTGACGCCCCAATTCGCCGCCGTGGTGCTCTGCGCCAGCACCCAGCGGGTGAAACGGGGCTATTATACCGTCACCTTTACGGAGCTGCCTGGCAATGAAGCAACTACTACTCTCACCCCGGATGCTGCCCGTTACCCGATTACCGCCTCCTTCGTGCAGTTATTAGCCGCCGATATTCGCGCGGCACCCGAACAATATCTCTGGACGCACCGAAGGTGGAAACACAAAAGAGTAAGTTGA
- a CDS encoding WbqC family protein — translation MSVVFTELHYLPSIAFFQQALADDALLLDAHEHYRKQTYRNRCLVLTAQGPQPLTVPVLDGARAAKVRTSEMEIDYRQNWRHRHLRTLQTAYGASPYFSYYADYLQDIYAQKPARLWDLNLALLQLLLRCLRWPLPLLVTDAYLPPASLNHSITDSPLDRRDFLTPKSALPPPGPDSPAQRPYPQVFGTAFVPGLSVLDLLFMQGPAAGQFLGAVLR, via the coding sequence ATGTCCGTTGTCTTCACTGAGCTGCATTACTTGCCTTCCATCGCCTTCTTTCAGCAAGCCCTGGCCGACGACGCGCTGCTGCTCGACGCCCACGAGCACTACCGCAAACAGACGTATCGCAACCGCTGCCTGGTGCTCACGGCGCAGGGGCCGCAACCGCTCACGGTACCGGTGCTCGACGGCGCACGAGCGGCCAAGGTCCGCACCAGCGAGATGGAGATTGACTACCGCCAGAACTGGCGACATCGCCACCTACGCACGCTGCAAACCGCCTACGGGGCCTCCCCGTACTTCAGCTACTACGCTGATTATTTGCAGGATATCTACGCCCAAAAGCCTGCCCGGCTCTGGGACCTGAACTTGGCCTTGCTGCAGCTACTGCTACGCTGCCTACGCTGGCCCCTACCCCTGCTCGTCACAGACGCCTACCTTCCCCCCGCTTCCCTAAATCACTCCATAACTGATTCACCACTCGACCGACGCGACTTCCTGACACCCAAAAGTGCCTTGCCCCCGCCAGGACCTGACAGTCCGGCACAGCGACCGTACCCGCAGGTATTTGGTACCGCGTTTGTACCAGGGCTCAGCGTCCTGGACTTGCTATTTATGCAAGGGCCGGCGGCAGGGCAATTTTTGGGAGCCGTGCTGAGGTAG